The window CGTCCCAGTTCCTAATTACAGTGATCGGAATAGGCCACACTCCAGTCCTCCGCCCTTTGTGTATGAATCAGTAAGTATACTGCCTTATCATCGAACAGAATGCTGCAGGTACATGCACATGCTGCAATTGAAAGCCAAAACATCTTCATGCATGTGCACTCATGCAAGCAAAAACCAAAACGGAGGGTGAAACGAGAGTACAATGTAATCAAAAGATGTATATTCTGTTACTTTGGCTACAGTTATTTTCCTAAGTGTACATACACAAAAATGAAAGTTACTTGATATCTCACGGGTCCCACATCGATTGCATGCTGCTTGTAGGATGAAGATGAAAGTGGAAGGATGGAGGTTTTCCACGCGTTATTTGGGGAAAGAGTGAGAACGGGACCATTTGGCTTAACCCTGTATGTACATGTTTCTTTTATTAATATAGACATACATGCaaatatacacatacatatatatatgatggtcctATACAAAGCCTCATTCACTTGTGTATTTAAAAACCAAACATTTCAATGATGCAAACCATCCCTCAGTTGTAATTTACATATTGGGGGACATACGTTTTTTTGGcaatttatatggtgtggtcatAGGCTCATGCACAGATCTTTCGGCTGTTGCACATATGGTGCTCCTGACTAGGGTTGACAATGGGCTGGCTTGGGTGCGGCAGAATTAAGATTTTGAATAGCCCTGGCCTGATCAGGTCAAAACTAAGGTACAAATCATCAAGGCCTGACGGTTCCATCCCTAGCTCCTCTgcccaaaattaaaaaataaatgcagctGTACATGCTCTGAGAGAAACCATGAATGCATCTCCATgtttaatggtttttttttttttgggtgcataTGCATGATTCAATGTTATGATCTTGATCTCTAACTCTGGTGCCATCCATGGGGTGGCATATTCGCATATGTCAGCTTCCCTTCACAGCCTCACTCTCAGATGCAAATTCTCATTATTGATGGTGGAACTGCACAAGCAGTGAATCCAAGGCTCCAACAATTTGTTGGGGACTCCCCACCGAGGATTATGAACCAATTGCAAATGGGTTTCCCTCCTCACGAAGAGGAGCCAGGCCTGACTGAAGAAGAATTCAAACGGGCCATGACCAAGCTAAGGAAGCATGTTTTCAGCCCAACGTACCCCAGGAAGAGAGCTTGGAAAAGAAGTCTGTTCAGCCGAATCAGTGCCAGCCACAGCAATCacgtggaagaagaagaagaagaagatgacgaCAAGGGCAAGGAGTGTGCAATCTGCTTAGATGAATTTGTCCCCAATAAACTAGTGCTCCTC is drawn from Magnolia sinica isolate HGM2019 chromosome 5, MsV1, whole genome shotgun sequence and contains these coding sequences:
- the LOC131246931 gene encoding E3 ubiquitin-protein ligase RZF1-like encodes the protein MRRVEIPIVTAEGGNMSNGAENLGSTARNRMARNDSGVPVPNYSDRNRPHSSPPPFVYESDEDESGRMEVFHALFGERVRTGPFGLTLFPSQPHSQMQILIIDGGTAQAVNPRLQQFVGDSPPRIMNQLQMGFPPHEEEPGLTEEEFKRAMTKLRKHVFSPTYPRKRAWKRSLFSRISASHSNHVEEEEEEDDDKGKECAICLDEFVPNKLVLLTPCNHMFHQECIERWVKAHGQCPICRLVLVERRRENAVRHNNNHHHHPNNNNNNRNATMELTALARIMEEVFGRHDVRRH